A window from Variovorax sp. PBL-E5 encodes these proteins:
- a CDS encoding CoA pyrophosphatase has product MRASSVETINAILPSALRSFDPRQAPVIGIDSALPAVPPARLTARALRARFATPPVWAPELRREPQLTDRMPAQAAVLVPIVMRDEPTILLTERTTHLSTHSGQVAFPGGRVDPEDANIAAAALREAWEEVGLSADHIEVLGSLPTYTTVTAFVVTPVVALVRPDFELTLNPHEVADAFEVPFAYLMNPANHRRHVRIDPDLGSREWLSMPYQDGTRERFVWGATAGMLRNLYRFLSA; this is encoded by the coding sequence ATGCGCGCTTCCTCCGTCGAAACCATCAACGCCATCCTGCCGTCGGCACTGAGATCGTTCGACCCGCGCCAGGCTCCGGTGATCGGCATCGATTCGGCGTTGCCGGCGGTTCCGCCCGCAAGGCTCACCGCACGTGCCCTGCGAGCGCGCTTTGCCACGCCTCCCGTCTGGGCGCCCGAACTGCGGCGTGAACCCCAACTGACGGACCGCATGCCGGCACAAGCCGCCGTGCTCGTGCCGATCGTGATGAGGGACGAGCCGACGATCCTGCTCACCGAGCGGACGACCCATTTGTCCACGCACTCGGGCCAGGTCGCTTTCCCTGGTGGACGGGTCGACCCCGAAGATGCCAATATCGCCGCCGCCGCGCTGCGTGAAGCGTGGGAGGAGGTCGGCCTCTCGGCTGACCACATCGAGGTGCTGGGCAGCCTGCCGACCTACACCACGGTGACCGCCTTCGTCGTGACGCCGGTAGTCGCCCTCGTGCGTCCGGATTTCGAGCTGACCCTCAATCCCCATGAAGTCGCCGACGCTTTCGAGGTGCCTTTCGCTTATCTGATGAATCCCGCGAACCATCGGCGCCATGTGCGGATCGATCCCGATCTCGGCTCGCGTGAATGGTTGTCCATGCCCTACCAGGATGGCACTCGTGAGCGCTTCGTCTGGGGCGCGACGGCCGGCATGCTGCGCAATCTCTACCGCTTTCTTTCGGCATAG
- a CDS encoding DUF47 domain-containing protein codes for MFGKLLPREGNFFEMFNQHADRIVEAARAFEQLVANYNDLHLREQYNRDVDNAERAADRVTHDVNRLIHKTFITPIDREQIHKLINTMDDVADLIQDSAETMALYDVRHMTEEITRLTTLSVKCCERVKDAVKFLSKITDPATAEATLKACEEIDRLESDADRVMRSAMSKLFREEPDVREVLKLKAIYELLETITDKCEDVANVIEGIVLENS; via the coding sequence ATGTTCGGCAAGCTGCTGCCCCGCGAGGGGAATTTTTTCGAGATGTTCAACCAGCACGCCGACCGCATCGTCGAAGCCGCGCGCGCGTTCGAGCAACTGGTGGCCAACTACAACGACTTGCACCTGCGCGAACAGTACAACCGCGATGTCGACAACGCAGAGCGCGCGGCCGACCGCGTGACGCACGACGTCAACCGGCTGATTCACAAGACCTTCATCACGCCGATCGATCGCGAGCAGATCCACAAGCTGATCAACACGATGGACGACGTGGCCGACCTGATCCAGGACTCGGCCGAGACCATGGCGCTCTACGACGTGCGCCACATGACCGAGGAGATCACCCGCCTCACGACGCTCAGCGTGAAATGCTGCGAACGCGTCAAGGACGCGGTCAAGTTCCTCTCCAAGATCACCGACCCGGCCACGGCCGAAGCCACGCTCAAGGCCTGCGAGGAAATCGACCGGCTCGAATCCGACGCCGACCGCGTGATGCGCAGCGCCATGAGCAAGCTGTTTCGCGAAGAGCCCGACGTTCGCGAGGTCCTCAAGCTGAAGGCCATCTACGAATTGCTCGAAACGATCACCGACAAGTGCGAGGATGTCGCCAACGTCATCGAGGGCATCGTCCTCGAGAATTCCTGA
- the trmD gene encoding tRNA (guanosine(37)-N1)-methyltransferase TrmD translates to MRFDVITLFPELFTPFLASGVTRRAFESKQVEVVLWNPRDFAEGNYRRVDDRPFGGGPGMVMMAEPLSACLDAALAARAAPAPVVLFSPIGESLRHEAVERWSASEGAVLVCGRYEGIDQRFIDARVTHQISLGDFVLSGGEVAAMALLDAVARLQPGVLGDEASHVQDSFNPALDGLLDCPHYTRPEQWNGEGVPAVLLSGHHVQIERWRRDQRLAITRQKRPDLIDAARAAGRLSQLDEKALRKKL, encoded by the coding sequence ATGCGCTTCGACGTCATCACCCTGTTTCCCGAACTCTTCACGCCCTTTCTGGCGAGCGGTGTCACGCGCCGCGCCTTTGAATCGAAGCAGGTCGAGGTCGTGCTCTGGAATCCGCGCGACTTCGCCGAAGGCAACTACCGGCGCGTCGACGACCGGCCTTTCGGTGGTGGTCCCGGCATGGTGATGATGGCCGAGCCGCTGTCGGCCTGTCTCGATGCCGCGCTGGCAGCGCGTGCGGCCCCGGCGCCCGTGGTGCTGTTCTCGCCAATCGGCGAAAGCCTGCGCCACGAGGCTGTCGAGCGATGGTCGGCAAGCGAGGGCGCCGTTCTGGTCTGCGGCCGCTACGAGGGCATCGACCAGCGCTTCATCGACGCGCGCGTCACGCACCAGATCAGCCTGGGCGATTTCGTGCTGTCGGGCGGCGAGGTTGCTGCCATGGCGCTGCTGGACGCGGTCGCCCGGCTGCAGCCGGGCGTGCTCGGCGACGAAGCCAGTCATGTCCAGGACAGCTTCAATCCCGCGCTCGATGGCTTGCTGGATTGCCCCCATTACACCCGGCCGGAGCAATGGAACGGCGAGGGCGTGCCGGCGGTGCTGCTGTCCGGCCATCACGTGCAGATCGAGCGCTGGCGGCGTGACCAGCGGCTGGCAATCACCCGGCAAAAGCGACCCGATCTGATCGACGCGGCGCGCGCTGCGGGCCGGCTCAGCCAACTCGATGAGAAGGCACTCCGGAAAAAGCTATAA
- a CDS encoding CobD/CbiB family protein — protein MSFFAILCALLIEQVRPLAYHNPVYGGVLAWTRWTSRNFDAGKPHHGWVAWCLAVLMPTLIVLGVHWLLVLTLGLPFAVLWSIAVLYVTLGFRQFSHHFTGIRDALDEGDEPLARSLLAHWQHVDAADLPRSEIVRHVIEHSVIAAHRHVFGVLAWFSVLAAIGLGPAGAVFYRMSEFVSRYWIHKNGASMQPSSIWVQQAARRAWTLIDWLPARITALGFAVVGSFEEAIDCWRNDARRFPNENDGVILAATSGAVNVRLGGGTLSAAPVLADPLSRAQAGDSFAGGRGPDSGSTPGREPEPAHLRSVVGLVWRSVVMWMVLLALLTLARLLG, from the coding sequence ATGAGCTTCTTTGCGATCCTGTGCGCGTTGCTGATCGAGCAGGTGCGGCCGCTCGCGTACCACAACCCCGTCTACGGCGGCGTGCTCGCATGGACGCGCTGGACCAGCCGCAATTTCGACGCGGGCAAGCCGCACCATGGCTGGGTGGCCTGGTGCCTGGCGGTGCTCATGCCGACGCTGATCGTGCTCGGTGTGCACTGGTTGCTCGTTCTGACCCTGGGCCTGCCGTTCGCGGTGCTCTGGAGCATTGCGGTGCTGTACGTCACGCTCGGCTTCCGGCAGTTCAGCCATCACTTCACCGGTATTCGCGACGCGCTCGACGAGGGTGACGAGCCTCTCGCCCGCTCGTTGCTCGCGCACTGGCAGCATGTCGATGCGGCCGATCTGCCGCGCAGCGAAATCGTGCGGCATGTGATCGAGCATTCGGTCATCGCGGCGCACCGGCATGTGTTCGGCGTGCTCGCCTGGTTCTCGGTCCTGGCCGCGATCGGTCTCGGGCCGGCCGGCGCGGTGTTCTACCGCATGAGCGAATTCGTTTCTCGCTACTGGATCCACAAGAACGGTGCTTCGATGCAGCCCTCCAGCATCTGGGTCCAGCAGGCTGCAAGGCGCGCCTGGACCTTGATCGACTGGCTGCCCGCGCGCATCACGGCGCTCGGCTTCGCCGTCGTCGGCAGTTTCGAGGAGGCGATCGACTGTTGGCGCAACGATGCGCGGCGCTTTCCCAACGAGAACGATGGCGTGATCCTCGCCGCGACCTCGGGCGCGGTGAACGTGAGGCTCGGCGGCGGCACGCTGAGCGCGGCGCCGGTGCTCGCCGATCCGTTGTCGCGTGCGCAGGCCGGCGATTCCTTCGCCGGCGGCCGCGGCCCCGACAGCGGCAGCACGCCGGGACGCGAGCCCGAGCCGGCGCATCTGCGCAGCGTCGTCGGGCTGGTCTGGCGTTCGGTCGTGATGTGGATGGTGCTGCTCGCGCTGCTCACCCTGGCGCGATTGCTGGGGTGA
- a CDS encoding TM2 domain-containing protein, which translates to MKNKTLTAWLAFLGGPLGLHCFYLGGFGSVLGWLLPIPTALGLYGLERVKQFGMDDGLSWVLIPLLGFTIAGCALTAIVYGLMTPEKWNARYNAGQPLESAAGSTNWLTIGAIVLALMIGSTVLMASIAFSFQRYFENQVEEGRLMSQ; encoded by the coding sequence ATGAAGAACAAGACCCTGACGGCCTGGCTGGCCTTTCTTGGCGGCCCGCTGGGCCTGCATTGCTTCTACCTTGGCGGCTTCGGCAGCGTCCTGGGGTGGCTGCTCCCGATCCCCACCGCACTCGGCCTGTATGGCCTCGAACGCGTCAAGCAGTTCGGCATGGACGACGGCCTGAGCTGGGTACTGATTCCACTCCTGGGCTTCACCATCGCGGGCTGTGCCCTGACCGCCATCGTCTACGGACTGATGACGCCCGAAAAATGGAACGCACGCTACAACGCCGGCCAGCCGCTCGAAAGTGCCGCAGGCAGCACCAACTGGCTCACGATCGGCGCCATCGTGCTGGCGCTGATGATCGGCAGCACGGTTCTCATGGCCAGCATCGCCTTCAGCTTCCAGCGCTACTTCGAGAACCAGGTCGAAGAAGGCCGGTTGATGTCCCAGTAG
- the rplS gene encoding 50S ribosomal protein L19 → MNLIQTLEQEEIARLGKKIPDFMPGDTVIVSVSVVEGTRKRVQAYEGVVIAKRNRGLNSGFTVRKISSGEGVERTFQTYSPLIAGIEVKRRGDVRRAKLYYLRERSGRSARIKEKLPGKSSAASAAQ, encoded by the coding sequence ATGAACCTCATCCAGACCCTCGAGCAGGAAGAAATCGCCCGGCTCGGCAAGAAGATCCCCGATTTCATGCCCGGCGATACCGTCATCGTCAGCGTGAGCGTCGTCGAAGGCACCCGCAAGCGCGTGCAGGCCTACGAAGGCGTGGTGATCGCCAAGCGCAACCGCGGCCTCAACAGCGGCTTCACGGTGCGCAAGATCTCCAGCGGCGAAGGCGTGGAACGCACCTTCCAGACCTACAGCCCGCTGATCGCCGGCATCGAAGTCAAGCGCCGCGGCGATGTGCGCCGCGCCAAGCTGTACTACCTGCGCGAGCGCAGCGGCCGTTCGGCTCGCATCAAGGAAAAGCTGCCCGGCAAGTCGTCGGCAGCCTCGGCCGCTCAATAA
- a CDS encoding GNAT family N-acetyltransferase, whose translation MTTIRPSRDEDVAAITTIYAHHVLHGTGTFETEPPTEADMAARRADVLSKNLPYLVAESEGELLGFAYCNWFKPRPAYRFSAEDSIYLAEGARGQGLGTQLLAALSKAAESVGVRKLIAVIGDSANAGSVGVHRAQGFSHVGVLKDCGWKFGEWRDVVLMEKVLGEGSSTRPE comes from the coding sequence ATGACCACCATCCGCCCCAGCCGCGACGAAGACGTCGCGGCCATCACGACCATCTATGCCCACCATGTGCTGCACGGCACGGGCACCTTCGAGACCGAGCCCCCCACCGAGGCCGACATGGCAGCCCGCCGCGCCGATGTGCTGTCGAAGAACCTGCCGTACCTCGTCGCCGAAAGCGAGGGCGAGCTGCTCGGCTTCGCCTACTGCAACTGGTTCAAGCCACGCCCGGCCTATCGATTCTCGGCCGAGGACTCGATCTACCTGGCCGAAGGCGCGCGGGGCCAGGGCCTCGGCACGCAACTGCTGGCGGCGCTGTCAAAGGCCGCCGAATCCGTCGGCGTGCGCAAGCTCATCGCGGTGATCGGCGACTCCGCCAACGCGGGGTCGGTCGGGGTTCACCGCGCCCAGGGCTTCAGCCACGTCGGCGTGCTCAAGGACTGCGGCTGGAAGTTCGGCGAGTGGCGCGACGTCGTGCTGATGGAAAAGGTTCTGGGCGAAGGCAGCTCGACGAGGCCCGAATGA
- the rimM gene encoding ribosome maturation factor RimM (Essential for efficient processing of 16S rRNA), translating to MLPTLEAAELPADAIEVARIADAWGIKGWFKVLPHSASPEALFSSKRWFLQPPGAKTASAFRLAIREAKEHSDCIVASSEDVADRNAAEALRGARVFVPRSSFPTAAEDEYYWVDLIGLSVVNREGIVLGTVRELLATGPQTTLVLAAQEDGKPVERMVPFVSAFVDKVDLSGRLITVDWQPDY from the coding sequence ATGCTGCCCACCCTCGAAGCCGCCGAATTGCCGGCGGACGCGATCGAAGTGGCGCGCATCGCCGACGCCTGGGGCATCAAGGGCTGGTTCAAGGTCCTGCCCCACAGCGCCAGTCCCGAGGCGCTTTTTTCCTCCAAGCGCTGGTTTCTGCAGCCGCCGGGCGCCAAGACGGCCAGCGCATTCCGGCTCGCGATCCGCGAGGCCAAGGAACACTCCGATTGCATCGTCGCCTCGTCGGAAGACGTGGCGGACCGCAACGCGGCCGAAGCGCTGCGCGGCGCGCGGGTGTTCGTGCCGCGTTCGAGCTTTCCCACGGCAGCCGAGGACGAGTACTACTGGGTCGACCTCATCGGGCTTTCGGTCGTGAACCGCGAAGGCATCGTGCTTGGCACCGTGCGCGAACTGCTCGCCACCGGCCCGCAGACCACGCTGGTGCTGGCAGCCCAGGAGGACGGCAAGCCCGTCGAGCGCATGGTGCCCTTCGTCTCGGCCTTCGTCGACAAGGTCGATCTGTCCGGCCGGCTGATCACGGTCGACTGGCAGCCGGACTATTGA
- a CDS encoding inorganic phosphate transporter: MATVQVALWVVVALVVLAIAFDFMNGFHDAANSIATVVSTGVLKPGQAVVFAAFFNLVAIFVFHLSVAATVGKGIVQPGVVDVHVVFGALVGAISWNFVTWYYGIPSSSSHALIGGIVGAVIAKAGSGALIASGIWKTVAFIFISPLLGFFLGSFMMVVVAWVFRTSTPSRVDRWFRRLQIISAGAYSLGHGGNDAQKTIGIIWMLLIATGYAAADAANPPTWTIVACYTAIALGTMFGGWRIVKTMGQKITKLKPVGGFCAETGGALTLFLATALGIPVSTTHTITGAIVGVGSTQRASAVRWGVAGNIVWAWIFTIPASAFVAAIAYWIGIQVF, from the coding sequence ATGGCAACGGTTCAGGTCGCCCTCTGGGTGGTGGTGGCGCTGGTGGTGTTGGCCATCGCCTTCGATTTCATGAACGGCTTCCACGACGCGGCGAATTCGATCGCCACCGTCGTGTCGACCGGCGTCCTCAAGCCCGGGCAGGCGGTGGTGTTCGCGGCCTTCTTCAACCTGGTCGCGATCTTCGTCTTTCATCTGAGCGTCGCGGCCACTGTCGGCAAGGGGATCGTGCAGCCGGGCGTCGTCGACGTGCACGTCGTGTTCGGCGCGCTGGTCGGCGCCATCAGCTGGAACTTCGTTACCTGGTACTACGGCATTCCGAGCAGCTCCTCGCATGCGCTCATCGGCGGCATCGTGGGCGCCGTGATCGCCAAGGCCGGCTCGGGTGCGCTGATCGCCTCGGGCATCTGGAAGACGGTGGCGTTCATCTTCATCTCGCCGCTGCTCGGCTTCTTTCTCGGCTCGTTCATGATGGTCGTGGTGGCCTGGGTGTTCAGGACCTCGACGCCGTCGCGCGTCGACCGCTGGTTCCGGCGCCTGCAGATCATTTCGGCCGGCGCCTACAGCCTCGGCCATGGCGGCAACGATGCGCAGAAGACGATCGGCATCATCTGGATGCTGCTGATCGCGACCGGCTATGCGGCCGCCGATGCGGCCAATCCGCCGACCTGGACGATCGTGGCCTGCTACACGGCAATCGCGCTCGGCACCATGTTCGGCGGCTGGCGCATCGTCAAGACCATGGGCCAGAAGATCACCAAGCTCAAGCCCGTGGGCGGCTTCTGCGCCGAGACCGGTGGCGCACTGACCTTGTTCCTGGCCACGGCATTGGGCATTCCCGTGTCGACCACGCACACCATCACCGGCGCCATCGTCGGCGTCGGCTCGACGCAGCGCGCCAGCGCGGTGCGCTGGGGCGTGGCGGGCAATATCGTGTGGGCCTGGATCTTCACGATCCCGGCGTCGGCCTTCGTGGCGGCGATCGCCTACTGGATCGGGATCCAGGTGTTCTGA
- the rpsP gene encoding 30S ribosomal protein S16 — MVVIRLSRGGSKGRPFFNIVVSDKRVRRDGRFIERLGFYNPTAKENEESIRIAQDRLTYWKSVGAQASPTVHRLIKQAADAAPKAAA; from the coding sequence ATGGTCGTCATTCGACTCTCCCGCGGCGGCTCCAAAGGCCGTCCGTTCTTCAACATCGTTGTGTCGGACAAGCGTGTTCGCCGCGATGGCCGCTTCATCGAACGCCTGGGTTTCTACAACCCGACGGCCAAGGAAAACGAAGAAAGCATCCGCATCGCGCAGGATCGCCTGACCTACTGGAAGAGCGTCGGTGCGCAAGCCTCGCCGACCGTCCACCGTCTGATCAAGCAAGCCGCCGACGCGGCGCCCAAGGCGGCAGCCTAA
- the folK gene encoding 2-amino-4-hydroxy-6-hydroxymethyldihydropteridine diphosphokinase gives MTIRAYVAIGANLGDARATVTRAMQDLNGLPRTRVASRSSLYRSAPVDAGGPDFINAVVGLDTAMDAHALLAALQRLELGAGRERPYRHAPRTLDLDLLRHGDAVIDTATLTLPHPRIAQRAFVLLPLAEIAPELVTPGQLAQVADQRIERL, from the coding sequence ATGACGATCCGGGCCTACGTCGCCATCGGCGCCAACCTCGGCGACGCGCGCGCGACGGTGACCCGAGCGATGCAGGATCTGAACGGGCTGCCGCGCACCCGCGTCGCGTCGCGGTCCTCGCTGTACCGCAGCGCGCCTGTCGATGCCGGCGGACCGGATTTCATCAATGCGGTGGTCGGGCTCGATACCGCGATGGACGCGCATGCGCTGCTTGCCGCACTCCAGCGCCTCGAACTCGGCGCAGGCCGCGAGCGCCCCTACCGTCACGCGCCGCGCACCCTCGACCTCGACCTGCTGCGCCATGGCGATGCCGTGATCGACACGGCGACGCTCACGCTGCCGCATCCGCGCATCGCGCAGCGCGCCTTCGTGCTTCTGCCGCTGGCCGAGATCGCGCCCGAGCTGGTCACGCCCGGTCAGCTGGCGCAGGTGGCGGACCAGCGCATCGAGCGGCTCTGA